Proteins encoded in a region of the Methanobrevibacter millerae genome:
- a CDS encoding Mov34/MPN/PAD-1 family protein: MGFLSRIFSSDGDEEFDEICVDREVLDAVIYYAKKSYPNEFLSFFDGEIIDKKLYINSLIFIPGETGATGAVVHTEMLPPTMKYWGSVHSHPGPSAQPSGADLKTFSKHGVFHMIVCLPYSYDTFKSYDKYGNPCKYTVGDYSSMFDDDIDDFFDESDVLKEGEVIKPGFFDEDANFDDDPNTAYEEYEKRQKPKNNLKIISNNSLEPIFITNDSSLKIEFDENGNIKKIHKK, from the coding sequence TGAGGAATTTGATGAAATATGTGTTGATAGGGAAGTTCTTGACGCTGTAATTTATTATGCTAAAAAATCTTATCCAAATGAGTTTTTATCATTTTTTGATGGGGAAATCATCGATAAGAAACTTTATATTAATAGTCTTATTTTTATTCCTGGTGAAACAGGTGCTACTGGTGCTGTTGTTCACACAGAAATGTTGCCTCCAACCATGAAGTATTGGGGTTCTGTTCATTCACATCCAGGTCCTAGCGCTCAACCTTCTGGTGCTGATTTAAAAACTTTTTCAAAACATGGGGTTTTTCACATGATAGTATGTTTGCCATATAGCTATGATACTTTCAAATCTTATGATAAATATGGTAATCCTTGTAAATACACTGTAGGTGATTACAGCAGCATGTTCGATGATGACATTGATGATTTCTTTGATGAAAGTGATGTTTTAAAAGAAGGTGAAGTTATTAAGCCAGGATTCTTTGATGAGGATGCAAACTTTGATGATGATCCAAATACTGCATATGAAGAATATGAAAAAAGACAAAAACCTAAAAACAATCTTAAGATAATTTCTAATAATTCATTAGAACCGATATTCATTACAAATGATTCTTCTCTTAAAATAGAATTTGATGAAAACGGCAACATTAAAAAGATTCATAAAAAATAG
- a CDS encoding transposase → MVKRKFDKNQTKLGISTLDWNVPKDHISRFVGDFIEDVFPLLEIDEPKKKKRREPLPLDSMLKLLVYAKIQHIDRTSIIADMARYHDIFRFVCDDIRPSERSIQRYRREYGRYFEVLLQMTLKKAFDEGFTEFNHVAIDGTIKKAYNSNNNTISKKETKILVDYYEGRPVSPESLEKLHKPAQRILEKKDMSDEDKLELLYGIETQFTFTGQDRIPVNDIEARFMKGKKGNYMVAYNIQSAVDYDTKLICAINVTQSPTDHYELPAIAKKAIQNVNTKPKYISADTIYLNQISLSYLADEKIEGLIPTRKQSKEKIGKLNENPYHKDHFEYDYEQDAFKCPENQYLHFYAKYTEPHKDSKKPVKVKRIYNNYNACKNCNARTKCCASSQTHKTITEYGSELQKAMNHKMEKQKYKDEYAKRSSVEGPFGIFKEQFQIEKEVVVGMIKTEERINLDALAYNLIRLYNIKQEIENTTEDLEDFCESTSIKNQLQLTATIF, encoded by the coding sequence ATGGTTAAAAGAAAATTTGACAAGAATCAAACGAAATTAGGCATTAGTACATTAGATTGGAATGTTCCGAAGGATCATATTTCTCGTTTTGTCGGTGATTTTATTGAAGATGTTTTTCCTCTTTTGGAAATTGATGAACCTAAGAAAAAGAAAAGAAGAGAGCCTTTACCTCTAGATTCAATGTTAAAATTGCTTGTTTATGCTAAAATCCAGCATATTGATAGAACATCCATAATTGCGGACATGGCAAGGTACCATGATATTTTTAGGTTCGTTTGTGACGATATTAGACCATCTGAACGTTCAATTCAAAGGTATCGAAGAGAATACGGTCGTTATTTCGAAGTATTATTACAAATGACATTGAAAAAGGCATTTGATGAAGGTTTTACGGAATTTAATCACGTTGCTATTGATGGAACCATCAAAAAAGCATATAATTCCAACAACAACACAATCTCCAAAAAAGAAACCAAAATATTAGTTGATTACTACGAAGGACGCCCAGTTAGTCCTGAAAGCCTTGAAAAACTCCATAAACCTGCCCAAAGAATATTGGAAAAAAAGGACATGAGTGATGAAGATAAATTAGAACTATTGTATGGAATAGAAACACAATTCACATTCACAGGACAAGATAGAATACCAGTAAACGATATTGAAGCACGTTTTATGAAAGGAAAGAAAGGAAATTACATGGTTGCCTACAATATCCAATCTGCAGTCGATTACGACACCAAACTAATCTGCGCAATAAACGTCACACAAAGCCCAACAGACCATTATGAACTACCAGCAATCGCTAAAAAAGCAATACAAAACGTAAACACCAAACCAAAATACATAAGCGCAGATACAATATATTTAAATCAAATATCACTATCATACCTAGCAGATGAAAAAATAGAAGGATTAATACCAACAAGAAAACAATCAAAAGAAAAAATAGGAAAATTAAACGAAAATCCATACCATAAAGACCACTTTGAATACGATTATGAACAAGATGCATTTAAATGCCCAGAAAACCAATACTTACATTTCTACGCGAAATACACAGAACCACACAAAGATTCAAAAAAACCAGTCAAAGTAAAAAGGATATACAACAATTACAATGCATGTAAAAACTGTAATGCACGAACAAAATGCTGTGCATCCTCACAAACACACAAAACAATCACAGAATACGGTTCAGAATTACAAAAAGCAATGAACCACAAAATGGAAAAACAAAAATATAAAGACGAATACGCAAAAAGATCAAGCGTTGAAGGACCATTCGGAATATTCAAAGAACAATTCCAAATAGAAAAAGAAGTAGTCGTCGGAATGATAAAAACAGAAGAAAGAATAAACCTAGATGCATTAGCATACAATCTAATCAGATTATACAACATAAAACAAGAAATAGAAAATACAACGGAAGATTTAGAAGATTTCTGTGAAAGTACATCCATTAAAAATCAATTACAACTCACAGCAACCATATTCTAA
- the serA gene encoding phosphoglycerate dehydrogenase, with protein sequence MKVLVADAINEKGIENLKEVADVTVDTSITPEDLVKTIKEYDGIIVRSRTKVTKEVIANADNLKIIARAGVGVDNIDLDAATEKGIMVVNSPESTSITVAEHTMGLLLSMARKLSIADKSVKEGKWEKKRFMGVELRNKTLGVIGMGRIGSQVVNRCKAFEMDAVAYDPYLPEEVATQMGVELTDLETVLKKADFITIHVPLTPETKHLISHDEFELMKDSAFITNCARGGIIDEDALYDALKNEKIGGAALDVYEEEPPAEDSKLFELDNIVLTPHIAASTQEAQRDAAIIVADEIIELFKGGTPKNVLNMPRIDNKTYQELSPYFEICEKLGSFISQAVNGKIKDLEIVYSGELSKIDNLEILTRTVIQGVVNPFLSSPVNTVNASLVAKDRGINITEGRKTNAKGYDSLIRVKAKTENDEFSAEGTTLHEARILKVNDYWVDVIPEGHMFIAKYEDVPGSIGSIGTKLGEYGVNIGIMQVGRDEKGGRAIMILTLDKEIPTDVIKEIQALKNVYEAIGLEL encoded by the coding sequence ATGAAAGTACTCGTTGCAGATGCAATTAATGAGAAAGGAATAGAAAATTTAAAGGAAGTAGCTGATGTTACTGTAGATACCAGCATTACTCCAGAAGATTTAGTCAAAACCATCAAGGAATATGATGGAATTATTGTAAGAAGTAGAACAAAAGTTACAAAAGAAGTAATTGCTAATGCAGATAATTTAAAAATTATCGCAAGAGCAGGTGTTGGAGTGGACAACATCGATTTAGATGCCGCTACTGAAAAAGGTATCATGGTAGTCAACTCACCAGAATCAACTTCCATTACTGTAGCTGAACATACCATGGGATTATTACTTTCCATGGCCCGTAAATTATCAATTGCAGACAAATCTGTAAAAGAAGGAAAATGGGAAAAGAAAAGATTCATGGGAGTCGAACTTAGAAACAAAACTCTTGGTGTAATCGGAATGGGAAGAATCGGTTCACAAGTAGTTAACAGATGTAAAGCATTTGAAATGGATGCAGTCGCATACGACCCATATTTACCAGAAGAAGTAGCTACACAAATGGGTGTGGAATTAACAGATTTAGAAACCGTACTTAAAAAAGCAGATTTCATTACAATTCACGTACCTTTAACTCCCGAAACCAAACATTTAATTTCACATGATGAATTTGAATTAATGAAAGACTCCGCATTTATTACAAATTGTGCACGTGGAGGAATCATTGATGAAGATGCATTATATGATGCATTGAAAAATGAAAAGATTGGTGGAGCAGCTTTAGACGTATATGAAGAAGAACCACCTGCAGAAGATTCAAAATTATTTGAATTAGACAACATTGTATTAACTCCACATATTGCAGCATCAACCCAAGAAGCTCAAAGAGATGCGGCAATTATTGTTGCTGATGAAATCATAGAATTATTCAAAGGCGGAACTCCTAAAAATGTTTTAAACATGCCAAGAATTGACAATAAAACTTATCAAGAATTATCCCCCTACTTTGAAATCTGTGAAAAATTAGGTAGTTTCATTTCACAAGCAGTGAATGGTAAAATCAAAGATTTGGAAATTGTTTACAGTGGAGAACTCTCAAAAATAGATAACTTAGAAATTTTAACAAGAACAGTTATTCAGGGTGTTGTTAATCCGTTCTTGAGCTCACCAGTAAATACAGTTAATGCATCACTTGTTGCTAAAGACCGTGGAATTAACATAACCGAAGGCAGAAAAACTAACGCAAAAGGTTATGATTCATTAATCAGAGTAAAAGCAAAAACTGAAAATGATGAATTCTCTGCTGAAGGAACAACATTACATGAAGCAAGAATATTAAAAGTTAATGATTATTGGGTCGATGTTATCCCTGAAGGACACATGTTTATTGCAAAATATGAAGATGTTCCTGGAAGTATCGGATCAATCGGTACAAAATTAGGAGAATACGGCGTCAATATCGGAATTATGCAAGTTGGAAGAGACGAAAAAGGTGGAAGAGCAATTATGATTTTAACTCTCGATAAAGAAATTCCAACTGATGTAATCAAAGAAATTCAAGCTTTAAAAAATGTATATGAAGCTATTGGATTAGAATTATAA
- a CDS encoding heavy metal-binding domain-containing protein encodes MVSVDEFPISSANEIPGYRIIETKGFVYGLTVRSRGAGGQIGASVKSLFGGEIKQYVTMMEESRDEALNRVIEHAKELGANAIVTIRFDSNEISQVMQEILAYGTAVVVEKE; translated from the coding sequence ATGGTTTCTGTTGATGAATTTCCAATTTCAAGTGCTAATGAAATTCCGGGTTATAGGATTATTGAAACTAAAGGTTTTGTATATGGTTTAACTGTAAGAAGTAGGGGTGCCGGTGGACAAATTGGTGCTAGTGTAAAATCCCTATTTGGTGGAGAAATCAAACAATATGTGACAATGATGGAAGAATCTCGTGATGAAGCTTTAAATAGGGTAATTGAACATGCAAAAGAATTAGGCGCAAATGCAATTGTAACTATCCGCTTCGATTCGAATGAAATATCTCAGGTCATGCAGGAAATTTTAGCTTATGGAACTGCTGTTGTAGTTGAAAAGGAATAG
- a CDS encoding transcriptional regulator, translating to MLTRSRMLQEIERLLVSEGYKTSDIYDQGSFDIVARKNLLILLLKTFVNIDSVNEKNAHEMKQLANIFLASPIIVGAKSRNGLLEEGVIYERYDIPTIGLETLKNMILYKEYPEILADRGGYFVKIDGNVIKQYREEYSLSLKDLADLAHVSRATMYKYENEIVRANAETAMILEEILNTKVTLDIDILKYNPEDQIQFQTTGEGTEDLSKLGYGVVSTSKSPFDAVAKDKNSSLIANVEKNRSQKTLKRMAVPLKDLSMITSSEPVFIINNDKIKESLGTIPVIKSWELKEFERSQELLKLIKERKENQ from the coding sequence ATGTTAACTCGAAGTAGAATGTTGCAAGAAATAGAAAGATTGTTAGTATCTGAGGGATATAAAACATCAGATATCTATGACCAAGGTTCTTTTGATATTGTTGCTCGTAAAAACTTACTGATTTTACTTTTAAAAACATTTGTTAATATTGATAGTGTGAATGAGAAAAATGCTCATGAAATGAAACAGTTAGCCAACATATTCTTAGCATCACCAATAATAGTTGGAGCAAAATCAAGGAACGGTCTTTTGGAAGAAGGAGTAATCTATGAAAGATACGATATTCCAACAATAGGGCTTGAAACTCTAAAAAATATGATTTTGTACAAAGAATATCCTGAAATATTGGCTGATAGAGGGGGATACTTTGTTAAAATTGACGGAAATGTTATTAAACAATACCGAGAAGAGTATTCACTTTCACTTAAAGACCTTGCAGATTTGGCCCATGTTTCTAGAGCTACAATGTATAAATATGAAAATGAAATAGTTAGGGCGAATGCTGAAACCGCTATGATACTGGAAGAAATATTGAATACAAAAGTCACTCTTGATATCGATATATTAAAATACAACCCCGAAGATCAAATTCAATTTCAAACAACTGGTGAAGGAACTGAAGATTTATCAAAACTCGGATATGGAGTTGTTTCTACTAGCAAAAGTCCATTCGATGCAGTTGCAAAAGATAAAAATTCCTCATTGATAGCAAATGTCGAAAAAAATAGAAGTCAGAAAACTTTAAAAAGAATGGCGGTTCCATTAAAAGACTTATCAATGATTACTTCATCCGAACCGGTATTCATTATAAACAACGACAAAATTAAAGAATCTCTGGGAACAATTCCAGTAATCAAATCCTGGGAATTGAAAGAATTTGAACGTTCACAAGAATTATTAAAACTTATTAAAGAAAGAAAGGAAAATCAGTGA
- a CDS encoding tRNA(Ile)(2)-agmatinylcytidine synthase translates to MIRINYLYIGIDDTDSPDGMCTTYLACHIIKKLKDNGIDLVDYPRLIRLNPFARFKTRGNGGVSFKIINDEKASLAKKIVLDEVSKLSMFDCDNTNPGVIFYDGEITKEMEDYAFRAIYSFITIDEAEEFGKSIGCEIHKFKKGRGIIGSIAAISLPLDDYTYELLTYRVPENYGTKRQIDYDSVIKMDKETYPDTFENVDYSENYIAIEPKTPCPVLYGVRSNNVSVLDKVLEIVKVSEPIEDYCIFLTNQHTDMHIQKADNISQMNQFGCYEITATVKDNPHVIDGGHMFFTIFDKSGEIECGAYEPTKNFRKTVSLLRSGDIIKFYGGIGEHNTFNIEKFQVIELNDVEYKNPICECGKRMTSAGKNKGFKCKKCGNKIKSSQKVMIKIERSLNNGEFYETPVSARRHLSKPLCRM, encoded by the coding sequence GTGATTAGAATTAATTATTTATATATTGGGATTGATGATACTGATTCTCCGGACGGCATGTGTACAACTTATTTGGCATGTCACATTATCAAAAAATTAAAAGACAATGGGATTGATCTTGTTGATTATCCTCGTCTAATAAGACTAAATCCTTTTGCCCGTTTCAAAACTAGGGGTAATGGTGGAGTATCATTTAAGATTATTAATGATGAAAAAGCATCTCTAGCAAAGAAAATTGTCTTGGATGAAGTGTCCAAACTTTCCATGTTTGACTGTGACAATACTAATCCTGGTGTGATTTTTTATGATGGCGAAATTACAAAGGAAATGGAAGATTATGCATTTAGGGCTATTTATTCATTTATAACTATAGATGAGGCTGAAGAATTTGGCAAGTCTATTGGATGTGAAATTCATAAATTTAAAAAAGGTAGGGGCATTATTGGCTCTATTGCAGCTATTAGCTTGCCTTTAGATGATTATACCTATGAATTGCTCACTTATAGGGTTCCTGAAAATTATGGAACCAAACGCCAAATTGATTATGATTCCGTAATTAAAATGGATAAGGAAACTTATCCGGATACTTTTGAAAATGTTGATTATTCTGAAAATTATATCGCTATTGAACCTAAAACTCCTTGTCCGGTTTTATATGGTGTCAGATCAAATAATGTTTCAGTTTTGGATAAAGTACTTGAAATTGTAAAAGTATCTGAACCGATTGAAGATTATTGTATTTTTTTAACCAATCAGCATACTGACATGCATATTCAAAAGGCAGATAATATTTCTCAGATGAATCAGTTTGGATGTTATGAAATCACTGCTACCGTAAAGGATAATCCTCATGTCATCGATGGAGGACACATGTTTTTCACAATTTTCGATAAAAGTGGTGAAATCGAATGCGGTGCTTATGAACCGACTAAAAACTTTAGAAAAACTGTTTCTCTTTTACGTTCCGGTGATATAATAAAGTTTTATGGTGGAATCGGTGAGCATAATACATTCAACATTGAAAAATTCCAGGTCATAGAATTAAATGATGTTGAGTATAAAAATCCAATTTGTGAATGTGGAAAAAGGATGACCTCCGCAGGAAAGAATAAGGGTTTCAAATGTAAAAAATGTGGAAATAAAATTAAATCTTCACAAAAAGTGATGATAAAAATTGAACGTTCATTGAATAATGGTGAATTTTACGAAACTCCGGTTAGTGCCCGCAGACATTTATCAAAACCTCTTTGTAGAATGTAA
- a CDS encoding DUF3100 domain-containing protein, whose translation MFISKENKQNVEHIYREKTDRRILKKNPWRDYRLHGTVLILVIIAQIIGPKQIPIANGVEVSIMPLLYTMVLGLIFYLAKPITWIQRRQARIAEGAMMLFIGILIAKLAVASGQSIHLIFEMGPALLLQEFGHLATILIALPVALILGFKRECIGMTSSIGREPEVAVIVDKYGFNSAESRGIFALFIVGTIIGTVFISFLASISVSLIPLHPFAFAMASGVGSASMNAASLGPTLAAFPALETSIEAFAGFSNLLSFSIGIYIVIFIAVPLTEKLYSWLEPKIGRKAIVEEDGGDE comes from the coding sequence ATGTTTATTTCAAAGGAGAATAAACAAAATGTTGAACACATTTATCGTGAAAAGACAGATAGGCGAATTTTAAAGAAGAATCCTTGGAGAGATTATAGATTACATGGTACTGTTCTTATTTTGGTTATTATTGCTCAAATTATTGGTCCTAAACAGATTCCTATTGCAAATGGTGTTGAAGTTTCAATAATGCCTTTGCTTTATACAATGGTTTTGGGTTTGATTTTTTATTTAGCCAAGCCTATTACTTGGATTCAAAGAAGACAGGCCCGTATTGCTGAAGGAGCAATGATGCTTTTTATAGGTATATTGATTGCTAAACTGGCAGTGGCTAGTGGTCAATCTATTCATCTGATTTTTGAAATGGGTCCCGCATTGTTATTGCAGGAATTCGGACACTTGGCTACAATTCTTATTGCACTCCCTGTTGCTTTGATTTTAGGATTTAAAAGAGAATGTATCGGTATGACTAGTTCTATCGGTCGTGAACCGGAGGTTGCAGTCATTGTTGATAAATATGGATTTAACTCAGCCGAGTCTAGAGGAATATTTGCACTTTTTATTGTTGGAACTATTATTGGTACGGTATTCATTAGCTTTTTGGCTAGTATTTCTGTTTCACTTATTCCATTGCATCCGTTTGCTTTTGCTATGGCTAGTGGTGTTGGTAGTGCTAGTATGAATGCTGCTTCATTGGGTCCTACTCTTGCAGCATTTCCTGCATTGGAAACCAGTATTGAAGCATTTGCGGGATTCAGTAATCTCCTTTCATTTTCTATTGGTATTTATATAGTAATTTTTATTGCTGTTCCTTTAACTGAAAAATTATATTCTTGGTTAGAGCCTAAAATTGGAAGGAAAGCTATCGTTGAAGAAGATGGGGGTGATGAATAA
- a CDS encoding DUF3100 domain-containing protein, translating into MICIPKRADDGHVEHIYREKTDRRILKKNPWRDYKLHLTVFFLVVIAELIGTIYIPISKNVTITIMPLIYTIVLGLIFYLDKRITWIKRRQARIAEGAMMLFIGILIAKLAVSSGQSIHLIFEMGPALILQELGHLATILVLPIALLLGFKEESIGMTNSIGREPNVAVVVDKYGFNSPQSRGVFAIFIIGTVIGTIFISFLVTFSLSFLPLHPYAFAMASGVGSASMNAAAIGPTLAAFPGLETSIEAFAGFSNLLSFCVGIYIVIFVAMPLTEKLYYWLEPKIGKKSVVEKKNGDDE; encoded by the coding sequence ATGATTTGTATTCCTAAAAGAGCTGATGATGGTCATGTTGAGCATATCTATCGTGAAAAAACTGATAGAAGGATTTTAAAGAAGAATCCTTGGAGAGATTATAAACTACATTTGACCGTGTTTTTTTTAGTTGTTATTGCTGAATTAATCGGAACTATTTATATTCCTATTTCTAAAAATGTTACCATAACAATAATGCCCTTGATTTATACTATTGTCTTGGGTTTGATTTTTTATCTGGATAAACGTATTACTTGGATTAAAAGAAGGCAGGCTCGCATTGCTGAAGGGGCAATGATGCTTTTTATTGGTATTTTAATTGCAAAATTGGCTGTGTCCAGTGGTCAGTCAATTCATCTGATTTTTGAGATGGGTCCTGCATTGATATTGCAGGAATTAGGACATTTGGCTACAATTTTAGTTCTTCCAATTGCTTTGCTTTTAGGATTTAAGGAAGAATCTATTGGTATGACAAATTCTATAGGTCGTGAACCAAATGTTGCTGTTGTTGTAGATAAATATGGTTTTAATTCACCACAATCAAGAGGTGTATTTGCAATATTCATTATTGGTACTGTGATTGGAACAATTTTCATTAGTTTCCTTGTTACTTTTTCATTATCTTTCTTGCCATTGCATCCTTATGCATTTGCTATGGCTAGTGGTGTTGGTAGTGCCAGTATGAATGCGGCTGCTATTGGACCTACTCTTGCAGCATTTCCTGGATTGGAAACTAGTATTGAAGCATTTGCCGGTTTTAGTAATTTACTGTCTTTCTGTGTTGGTATCTATATAGTTATTTTTGTAGCAATGCCTTTGACAGAAAAATTATATTATTGGTTAGAACCTAAAATCGGAAAAAAATCTGTTGTTGAAAAGAAAAATGGGGATGATGAATAA
- a CDS encoding MmgE/PrpD family protein, translated as MFLQDISKFISNYRYEQATVESINTVKAAFLDFFGVTYRGANENSPVIAFNTINEIFQKNDDVGLHASIIGKPNVKTNVLNAAFLNGISAHVLELDDGHRQAQAHLGAVIFPTALALAEAYGLGGKEFFEAVIVGYEVGILFGKLVNPKHRDNGFHTTGTIGTFVSGAVASKLLKLDETQILNALGLCGTQAAGLLESDHAGSMGKVLHIGKANYNGMLSAFLARNGFTGAETIIEGSEGFLKTMVFHDEFDSDDYSFDSILEDVGTVKVRDIYFKKYPFCRHLHSSIDTALKLRTSLGEEYNHIENVAVKTYDVAADHNNFKPKNIEELKQSLPYAVAITLVMGEVTIETLDMLVEYGLFDNYSTVDKVNSIKNLVNKMIILKDEKLNDLYPNKRPSNVIIKLDESFRNGVFQNITFIPKGDFENPYDLSELIDKFKSLNPDYNINNLVIIDELDNYSMTDVVGVLNEN; from the coding sequence ATGTTTTTGCAAGATATTTCAAAATTTATTTCAAATTATCGTTATGAACAGGCTACTGTAGAATCAATCAATACAGTAAAGGCAGCTTTTTTAGACTTTTTTGGCGTAACGTATAGGGGAGCTAATGAAAATTCTCCAGTAATTGCTTTTAATACAATTAATGAAATATTTCAAAAAAACGATGATGTTGGTTTGCATGCATCTATTATCGGAAAACCAAATGTAAAAACAAATGTATTAAATGCTGCTTTTTTAAATGGTATTTCAGCACATGTTTTGGAATTGGATGATGGTCACAGACAAGCACAAGCCCATTTGGGTGCAGTAATTTTTCCAACTGCATTAGCATTGGCTGAAGCTTATGGATTAGGTGGAAAAGAATTTTTTGAAGCGGTTATTGTTGGTTATGAAGTTGGAATTTTGTTTGGAAAATTGGTTAATCCTAAACACAGGGATAATGGTTTTCATACAACTGGAACTATTGGAACTTTTGTTTCCGGTGCCGTTGCATCCAAACTACTTAAACTTGATGAGACACAAATTTTAAATGCATTGGGGCTATGTGGAACCCAGGCAGCAGGTCTTTTGGAATCGGATCATGCCGGAAGTATGGGCAAAGTTCTCCATATTGGTAAGGCAAATTATAATGGGATGCTGTCTGCATTTCTTGCAAGAAATGGATTTACTGGTGCCGAAACAATAATTGAAGGTTCTGAAGGGTTTTTAAAAACTATGGTTTTTCATGATGAGTTTGATAGTGATGATTATTCTTTTGATTCAATTTTAGAAGATGTGGGTACTGTAAAAGTTAGGGATATCTATTTTAAAAAATATCCGTTTTGCAGGCATTTGCATTCATCAATAGACACTGCATTAAAGTTAAGGACTAGTTTGGGGGAGGAATATAATCATATTGAAAATGTGGCTGTTAAAACATATGATGTTGCGGCAGACCATAATAATTTCAAACCTAAAAACATTGAAGAATTAAAGCAGAGCCTTCCTTATGCGGTTGCCATTACACTTGTTATGGGTGAGGTAACTATTGAAACATTAGACATGCTAGTTGAATATGGGTTATTTGACAATTATTCTACTGTGGATAAAGTAAACAGTATAAAAAATCTTGTAAATAAGATGATTATTCTTAAAGATGAAAAATTGAATGATTTGTATCCAAATAAAAGACCTTCTAATGTTATTATAAAATTGGATGAAAGTTTTAGAAATGGGGTATTTCAAAATATTACTTTTATTCCGAAGGGAGACTTTGAAAACCCTTATGATTTAAGTGAATTGATTGATAAATTCAAAAGTTTAAATCCTGATTATAATATAAATAATTTAGTTATAATTGATGAATTGGATAATTATTCGATGACTGATGTTGTTGGGGTTTTAAATGAAAACTAA
- a CDS encoding fumarate hydratase, with protein sequence MDIIDKVSDSIIKASTNLSVDKENALKLAIENETNENALWALEQILENYKVAQKTKFPLCDDTGIPHVVIELGSNREITSDLISQINEGIYQGLNKLPARPMAVKGNPIEKIEQSKGLFDDPGLMKPASFLIDNADNPDTLNIHFLLQGGGPEIRAKTYRVYHKRSFEIVINEAIGWLNDSLKLLGCTPSIPAIGIGRTHYEASSLMLKAMVYGNLDNMSNEERYITQKLNETQIGPLGFGGDTTVLGAFLKIGNQRASGVRIVSVRPSCFVEPRKATLIL encoded by the coding sequence ATGGACATTATTGATAAAGTATCGGATTCGATAATTAAAGCCAGCACTAATTTGTCTGTTGATAAAGAAAATGCTTTAAAGCTTGCTATTGAAAATGAAACTAATGAAAATGCTTTATGGGCATTAGAACAAATTTTAGAAAATTATAAAGTCGCTCAAAAAACCAAGTTTCCATTATGTGATGATACAGGAATTCCTCATGTTGTTATAGAGTTGGGATCTAATCGAGAAATCACGTCTGATTTGATATCTCAAATTAATGAAGGAATTTATCAAGGTTTGAATAAACTTCCTGCAAGGCCAATGGCTGTAAAAGGTAATCCTATTGAGAAAATTGAACAATCAAAAGGTTTATTTGATGATCCTGGTTTAATGAAACCCGCTTCTTTTTTAATAGATAATGCTGATAATCCCGATACATTGAATATTCATTTTCTGCTGCAGGGTGGGGGTCCTGAAATAAGGGCAAAAACTTATAGGGTATATCATAAGCGTTCTTTTGAAATTGTAATCAATGAAGCTATTGGTTGGCTAAATGATTCATTGAAGCTTTTAGGCTGCACTCCTTCAATTCCCGCAATAGGTATTGGAAGAACACATTATGAAGCATCTTCGTTGATGTTAAAGGCAATGGTATATGGAAATCTTGATAACATGTCAAATGAAGAAAGATATATAACTCAAAAACTAAATGAAACGCAAATTGGTCCTTTAGGTTTTGGTGGAGATACTACTGTTTTAGGAGCATTTTTAAAAATCGGAAATCAAAGAGCCAGCGGAGTTCGTATTGTTTCTGTCAGACCGTCTTGTTTTGTTGAGCCAAGAAAAGCAACTTTAATATTATAA